The Equus asinus isolate D_3611 breed Donkey chromosome 22, EquAss-T2T_v2, whole genome shotgun sequence genome has a segment encoding these proteins:
- the PCBP2 gene encoding poly(rC)-binding protein 2 isoform X1 gives MDTGVIEGGLNVTLTIRLLMHGKFSPFQEVGSIIGKKGESVKKMREESGARINISEGNCPERIITLAGPTNAIFKAFAMIIDKLEEDISSSMTNSTAASRPPVTLRLVVPASQCGSLIGKGGCKIKEIRESTGAQVQVAGDMLPNSTERAITIAGIPQSIIECVKQICVVMLETLSQSPPKGVTIPYRPKPSSSPVIFAGGQDRYSTGSDSASFPHTTPSMCLNPDLEGPPLEAYTIQGQYAIPQPDLTKLHQLAMQQSHFPMTHGNTGFSGIESSSPEVKGYWAGLDASAQTTSHELTIPNDLIGCIIGRQGAKINEIRQMSGAQIKIANPVEGSTDRQVTITGSAASISLAQYLINVSLENAKPSSQAASVTIPDHLSINLSQPSTPSSSSSSSTTTPSLATAGTSDAPSSLPNPLPTAPCVSSLLGMKPIPLLALNVVSAAKGTGASAATTTTSAVPCVTNKLKTEKQRFSPY, from the exons ATGGACACCGGTGTGATTGAAGGTGGATTAAATGTCACTCTCACCATCCGGCTACTTATGCATGGAAAG TTTTCTCCATTTCAGGAAGTTGGCAGTATCATCGGAAAG AAAGGAGAATCGGTTAAGAAGATGCGCGAGGAG AGTGGTGCACGTATCAACATCTCAGAAGGGAATTGTCCTGAGAGAATTATTACTTTGGCTGGACCCACTAATGCCATCTTCAAAGCCTTTGCTATGATCATTGACAAACTGGAAGAG GACATCAGCAGCTCTATGACCAATAGCACAGCTGCCAGTAGACCCCCAGTCACCCTGAGGCTGGTGGTCCCTGCTAGTCAGTGTGGCTCTCTCATTGGGAAAGGTGGTTGCAAGATCAAGGAAATACGAGAG AGTACAGGGGCTCAGGTCCAGGTGGCAGGGGATATGCTCCCCAACTCAACTGAGCGGGCCATCACTATTGCTGGCATTCCGCAATCCATCATTGAGTGTGTGAAACAGATCTGCGTGGTCATGTTGGA gactcTCTCCCAGTCCCCCCCGAAGGGCGTGACCATCCCGTACCGGCCCAAGCCGTCCAGTTCTCCAGTCATCTTTGCAGGTGGTCAG GACAGGTACAGCACAGGCAGCGACAGTGCGAGCTTTCCCCACACCACCCCGTCCATGTGCCTCAACCCTGACCTGGAGGGACCACCTCTAGAG GCCTATACCATTCAAGGACAGTATGCCATTCCACAGCCAGAT TTGACCAAGCTCCACCAGTTGGCAATGCAACAGTCTCATTTTCCCATGACGCATGGCAACACCGGATTCAGTG GCATTGAATCCAGCTCTCCAGAGGTGAAAGGCTATTGGg CAGGTTTGGATGCATCTGCTCAGACTACTTCTCATGAACTCACCATTCCAAATGAT TTGATTGGCTGCATAATCGGGCGTCAGGGCGCCAAAATCAATGAGATCCGTCAGATGTCTGGGGCGCAGATCAAAATTGCGAACCCAGTGGAAGGATCTACTGATAGGCAGGTTACCATCACTGGATCTGCTGCCAGCATTAGCCTGGCTCAATATCTAATCAATGTCAG TTTAGAAAACGCTAAACCCTCCTCCCAGGCAGCCTCCGTCACGATCCCTGATCACCTCAGCATCAACCTCTCTCAACCCTCcaccccttcttcttcttcttcctcctccaccaccaccccctcGCTCGCCACAGCGGGGACCTCCGACGCACCCTCCAGCCTCCCCAACCCTCTTCCGACCGCCCCTTGTGTCTCCAGTCTGCTTGGcatgaaacccatccctctcctGGCTCTAAATGTTGTGTCTGCTGCTAAGGGTACCGGGGCTTcagctgccaccaccaccacctctgctgTGCCATGTGTAACTAACAAACTGAAAACCGAGAAACAGAGATTCTCCCCCTACTGA
- the PCBP2 gene encoding poly(rC)-binding protein 2 isoform X29 has product MDTGVIEGGLNVTLTIRLLMHGKEVGSIIGKKGESVKKMREESGARINISEGNCPERIITLAGPTNAIFKAFAMIIDKLEEDISSSMTNSTAASRPPVTLRLVVPASQCGSLIGKGGCKIKEIRESTGAQVQVAGDMLPNSTERAITIAGIPQSIIECVKQICVVMLESPPKGVTIPYRPKPSSSPVIFAGGQDRYSTGSDSASFPHTTPSMCLNPDLEGPPLEAYTIQGQYAIPQPDLTKLHQLAMQQSHFPMTHGNTGFSGIESSSPEVKGYWAGLDASAQTTSHELTIPNDLIGCIIGRQGAKINEIRQMSGAQIKIANPVEGSTDRQVTITGSAASISLAQYLINVSRPWT; this is encoded by the exons ATGGACACCGGTGTGATTGAAGGTGGATTAAATGTCACTCTCACCATCCGGCTACTTATGCATGGAAAG GAAGTTGGCAGTATCATCGGAAAG AAAGGAGAATCGGTTAAGAAGATGCGCGAGGAG AGTGGTGCACGTATCAACATCTCAGAAGGGAATTGTCCTGAGAGAATTATTACTTTGGCTGGACCCACTAATGCCATCTTCAAAGCCTTTGCTATGATCATTGACAAACTGGAAGAG GACATCAGCAGCTCTATGACCAATAGCACAGCTGCCAGTAGACCCCCAGTCACCCTGAGGCTGGTGGTCCCTGCTAGTCAGTGTGGCTCTCTCATTGGGAAAGGTGGTTGCAAGATCAAGGAAATACGAGAG AGTACAGGGGCTCAGGTCCAGGTGGCAGGGGATATGCTCCCCAACTCAACTGAGCGGGCCATCACTATTGCTGGCATTCCGCAATCCATCATTGAGTGTGTGAAACAGATCTGCGTGGTCATGTTGGAG TCCCCCCCGAAGGGCGTGACCATCCCGTACCGGCCCAAGCCGTCCAGTTCTCCAGTCATCTTTGCAGGTGGTCAG GACAGGTACAGCACAGGCAGCGACAGTGCGAGCTTTCCCCACACCACCCCGTCCATGTGCCTCAACCCTGACCTGGAGGGACCACCTCTAGAG GCCTATACCATTCAAGGACAGTATGCCATTCCACAGCCAGAT TTGACCAAGCTCCACCAGTTGGCAATGCAACAGTCTCATTTTCCCATGACGCATGGCAACACCGGATTCAGTG GCATTGAATCCAGCTCTCCAGAGGTGAAAGGCTATTGGg CAGGTTTGGATGCATCTGCTCAGACTACTTCTCATGAACTCACCATTCCAAATGAT TTGATTGGCTGCATAATCGGGCGTCAGGGCGCCAAAATCAATGAGATCCGTCAGATGTCTGGGGCGCAGATCAAAATTGCGAACCCAGTGGAAGGATCTACTGATAGGCAGGTTACCATCACTGGATCTGCTGCCAGCATTAGCCTGGCTCAATATCTAATCAATGTCAG CCGTCCCTGGACTTAG
- the PCBP2 gene encoding poly(rC)-binding protein 2 isoform X5, producing MDTGVIEGGLNVTLTIRLLMHGKEVGSIIGKKGESVKKMREESGARINISEGNCPERIITLAGPTNAIFKAFAMIIDKLEEDISSSMTNSTAASRPPVTLRLVVPASQCGSLIGKGGCKIKEIRESTGAQVQVAGDMLPNSTERAITIAGIPQSIIECVKQICVVMLESPPKGVTIPYRPKPSSSPVIFAGGQDRYSTGSDSASFPHTTPSMCLNPDLEGPPLEAYTIQGQYAIPQPDLTKLHQLAMQQSHFPMTHGNTGFSGIESSSPEVKGYWAGLDASAQTTSHELTIPNDLIGCIIGRQGAKINEIRQMSGAQIKIANPVEGSTDRQVTITGSAASISLAQYLINVSLENAKPSSQAASVTIPDHLSINLSQPSTPSSSSSSSTTTPSLATAGTSDAPSSLPNPLPTAPCVSSLLGMKPIPLLALNVVSAAKGTGASAATTTTSAVPCVTNKLKTEKQRFSPY from the exons ATGGACACCGGTGTGATTGAAGGTGGATTAAATGTCACTCTCACCATCCGGCTACTTATGCATGGAAAG GAAGTTGGCAGTATCATCGGAAAG AAAGGAGAATCGGTTAAGAAGATGCGCGAGGAG AGTGGTGCACGTATCAACATCTCAGAAGGGAATTGTCCTGAGAGAATTATTACTTTGGCTGGACCCACTAATGCCATCTTCAAAGCCTTTGCTATGATCATTGACAAACTGGAAGAG GACATCAGCAGCTCTATGACCAATAGCACAGCTGCCAGTAGACCCCCAGTCACCCTGAGGCTGGTGGTCCCTGCTAGTCAGTGTGGCTCTCTCATTGGGAAAGGTGGTTGCAAGATCAAGGAAATACGAGAG AGTACAGGGGCTCAGGTCCAGGTGGCAGGGGATATGCTCCCCAACTCAACTGAGCGGGCCATCACTATTGCTGGCATTCCGCAATCCATCATTGAGTGTGTGAAACAGATCTGCGTGGTCATGTTGGAG TCCCCCCCGAAGGGCGTGACCATCCCGTACCGGCCCAAGCCGTCCAGTTCTCCAGTCATCTTTGCAGGTGGTCAG GACAGGTACAGCACAGGCAGCGACAGTGCGAGCTTTCCCCACACCACCCCGTCCATGTGCCTCAACCCTGACCTGGAGGGACCACCTCTAGAG GCCTATACCATTCAAGGACAGTATGCCATTCCACAGCCAGAT TTGACCAAGCTCCACCAGTTGGCAATGCAACAGTCTCATTTTCCCATGACGCATGGCAACACCGGATTCAGTG GCATTGAATCCAGCTCTCCAGAGGTGAAAGGCTATTGGg CAGGTTTGGATGCATCTGCTCAGACTACTTCTCATGAACTCACCATTCCAAATGAT TTGATTGGCTGCATAATCGGGCGTCAGGGCGCCAAAATCAATGAGATCCGTCAGATGTCTGGGGCGCAGATCAAAATTGCGAACCCAGTGGAAGGATCTACTGATAGGCAGGTTACCATCACTGGATCTGCTGCCAGCATTAGCCTGGCTCAATATCTAATCAATGTCAG TTTAGAAAACGCTAAACCCTCCTCCCAGGCAGCCTCCGTCACGATCCCTGATCACCTCAGCATCAACCTCTCTCAACCCTCcaccccttcttcttcttcttcctcctccaccaccaccccctcGCTCGCCACAGCGGGGACCTCCGACGCACCCTCCAGCCTCCCCAACCCTCTTCCGACCGCCCCTTGTGTCTCCAGTCTGCTTGGcatgaaacccatccctctcctGGCTCTAAATGTTGTGTCTGCTGCTAAGGGTACCGGGGCTTcagctgccaccaccaccacctctgctgTGCCATGTGTAACTAACAAACTGAAAACCGAGAAACAGAGATTCTCCCCCTACTGA
- the PCBP2 gene encoding poly(rC)-binding protein 2 isoform X20 — protein sequence MDTGVIEGGLNVTLTIRLLMHGKFSPFQEVGSIIGKKGESVKKMREESGARINISEGNCPERIITLAGPTNAIFKAFAMIIDKLEEDISSSMTNSTAASRPPVTLRLVVPASQCGSLIGKGGCKIKEIRESTGAQVQVAGDMLPNSTERAITIAGIPQSIIECVKQICVVMLETLSQSPPKGVTIPYRPKPSSSPVIFAGGQDRYSTGSDSASFPHTTPSMCLNPDLEGPPLEAYTIQGQYAIPQPDLTKLHQLAMQQSHFPMTHGNTGFSGIESSSPEVKGYWGLDASAQTTSHELTIPNDLIGCIIGRQGAKINEIRQMSGAQIKIANPVEGSTDRQVTITGSAASISLAQYLINVRLSSETGGMGSS from the exons ATGGACACCGGTGTGATTGAAGGTGGATTAAATGTCACTCTCACCATCCGGCTACTTATGCATGGAAAG TTTTCTCCATTTCAGGAAGTTGGCAGTATCATCGGAAAG AAAGGAGAATCGGTTAAGAAGATGCGCGAGGAG AGTGGTGCACGTATCAACATCTCAGAAGGGAATTGTCCTGAGAGAATTATTACTTTGGCTGGACCCACTAATGCCATCTTCAAAGCCTTTGCTATGATCATTGACAAACTGGAAGAG GACATCAGCAGCTCTATGACCAATAGCACAGCTGCCAGTAGACCCCCAGTCACCCTGAGGCTGGTGGTCCCTGCTAGTCAGTGTGGCTCTCTCATTGGGAAAGGTGGTTGCAAGATCAAGGAAATACGAGAG AGTACAGGGGCTCAGGTCCAGGTGGCAGGGGATATGCTCCCCAACTCAACTGAGCGGGCCATCACTATTGCTGGCATTCCGCAATCCATCATTGAGTGTGTGAAACAGATCTGCGTGGTCATGTTGGA gactcTCTCCCAGTCCCCCCCGAAGGGCGTGACCATCCCGTACCGGCCCAAGCCGTCCAGTTCTCCAGTCATCTTTGCAGGTGGTCAG GACAGGTACAGCACAGGCAGCGACAGTGCGAGCTTTCCCCACACCACCCCGTCCATGTGCCTCAACCCTGACCTGGAGGGACCACCTCTAGAG GCCTATACCATTCAAGGACAGTATGCCATTCCACAGCCAGAT TTGACCAAGCTCCACCAGTTGGCAATGCAACAGTCTCATTTTCCCATGACGCATGGCAACACCGGATTCAGTG GCATTGAATCCAGCTCTCCAGAGGTGAAAGGCTATTGGg GTTTGGATGCATCTGCTCAGACTACTTCTCATGAACTCACCATTCCAAATGAT TTGATTGGCTGCATAATCGGGCGTCAGGGCGCCAAAATCAATGAGATCCGTCAGATGTCTGGGGCGCAGATCAAAATTGCGAACCCAGTGGAAGGATCTACTGATAGGCAGGTTACCATCACTGGATCTGCTGCCAGCATTAGCCTGGCTCAATATCTAATCAATGTCAG GCTTTCCTCGGAGACGGGTGGCATGGGGAGCAGCTAG
- the PCBP2 gene encoding poly(rC)-binding protein 2 isoform X6 has product MDTGVIEGGLNVTLTIRLLMHGKEVGSIIGKKGESVKKMREESGARINISEGNCPERIITLAGPTNAIFKAFAMIIDKLEEDISSSMTNSTAASRPPVTLRLVVPASQCGSLIGKGGCKIKEIRESTGAQVQVAGDMLPNSTERAITIAGIPQSIIECVKQICVVMLESPPKGVTIPYRPKPSSSPVIFAGGQDRYSTGSDSASFPHTTPSMCLNPDLEGPPLEAYTIQGQYAIPQPDLTKLHQLAMQQSHFPMTHGNTGFSGIESSSPEVKGYWGLDASAQTTSHELTIPNDLIGCIIGRQGAKINEIRQMSGAQIKIANPVEGSTDRQVTITGSAASISLAQYLINVSLENAKPSSQAASVTIPDHLSINLSQPSTPSSSSSSSTTTPSLATAGTSDAPSSLPNPLPTAPCVSSLLGMKPIPLLALNVVSAAKGTGASAATTTTSAVPCVTNKLKTEKQRFSPY; this is encoded by the exons ATGGACACCGGTGTGATTGAAGGTGGATTAAATGTCACTCTCACCATCCGGCTACTTATGCATGGAAAG GAAGTTGGCAGTATCATCGGAAAG AAAGGAGAATCGGTTAAGAAGATGCGCGAGGAG AGTGGTGCACGTATCAACATCTCAGAAGGGAATTGTCCTGAGAGAATTATTACTTTGGCTGGACCCACTAATGCCATCTTCAAAGCCTTTGCTATGATCATTGACAAACTGGAAGAG GACATCAGCAGCTCTATGACCAATAGCACAGCTGCCAGTAGACCCCCAGTCACCCTGAGGCTGGTGGTCCCTGCTAGTCAGTGTGGCTCTCTCATTGGGAAAGGTGGTTGCAAGATCAAGGAAATACGAGAG AGTACAGGGGCTCAGGTCCAGGTGGCAGGGGATATGCTCCCCAACTCAACTGAGCGGGCCATCACTATTGCTGGCATTCCGCAATCCATCATTGAGTGTGTGAAACAGATCTGCGTGGTCATGTTGGAG TCCCCCCCGAAGGGCGTGACCATCCCGTACCGGCCCAAGCCGTCCAGTTCTCCAGTCATCTTTGCAGGTGGTCAG GACAGGTACAGCACAGGCAGCGACAGTGCGAGCTTTCCCCACACCACCCCGTCCATGTGCCTCAACCCTGACCTGGAGGGACCACCTCTAGAG GCCTATACCATTCAAGGACAGTATGCCATTCCACAGCCAGAT TTGACCAAGCTCCACCAGTTGGCAATGCAACAGTCTCATTTTCCCATGACGCATGGCAACACCGGATTCAGTG GCATTGAATCCAGCTCTCCAGAGGTGAAAGGCTATTGGg GTTTGGATGCATCTGCTCAGACTACTTCTCATGAACTCACCATTCCAAATGAT TTGATTGGCTGCATAATCGGGCGTCAGGGCGCCAAAATCAATGAGATCCGTCAGATGTCTGGGGCGCAGATCAAAATTGCGAACCCAGTGGAAGGATCTACTGATAGGCAGGTTACCATCACTGGATCTGCTGCCAGCATTAGCCTGGCTCAATATCTAATCAATGTCAG TTTAGAAAACGCTAAACCCTCCTCCCAGGCAGCCTCCGTCACGATCCCTGATCACCTCAGCATCAACCTCTCTCAACCCTCcaccccttcttcttcttcttcctcctccaccaccaccccctcGCTCGCCACAGCGGGGACCTCCGACGCACCCTCCAGCCTCCCCAACCCTCTTCCGACCGCCCCTTGTGTCTCCAGTCTGCTTGGcatgaaacccatccctctcctGGCTCTAAATGTTGTGTCTGCTGCTAAGGGTACCGGGGCTTcagctgccaccaccaccacctctgctgTGCCATGTGTAACTAACAAACTGAAAACCGAGAAACAGAGATTCTCCCCCTACTGA
- the PCBP2 gene encoding poly(rC)-binding protein 2 isoform X40, translated as MDTGVIEGGLNVTLTIRLLMHGKEVGSIIGKKGESVKKMREESGARINISEGNCPERIITLAGPTNAIFKAFAMIIDKLEEDISSSMTNSTAASRPPVTLRLVVPASQCGSLIGKGGCKIKEIRESTGAQVQVAGDMLPNSTERAITIAGIPQSIIECVKQICVVMLESPPKGVTIPYRPKPSSSPVIFAGGQAYTIQGQYAIPQPDLTKLHQLAMQQSHFPMTHGNTGFSGIESSSPEVKGYWGLDASAQTTSHELTIPNDLIGCIIGRQGAKINEIRQMSGAQIKIANPVEGSTDRQVTITGSAASISLAQYLINVRLSSETGGMGSS; from the exons ATGGACACCGGTGTGATTGAAGGTGGATTAAATGTCACTCTCACCATCCGGCTACTTATGCATGGAAAG GAAGTTGGCAGTATCATCGGAAAG AAAGGAGAATCGGTTAAGAAGATGCGCGAGGAG AGTGGTGCACGTATCAACATCTCAGAAGGGAATTGTCCTGAGAGAATTATTACTTTGGCTGGACCCACTAATGCCATCTTCAAAGCCTTTGCTATGATCATTGACAAACTGGAAGAG GACATCAGCAGCTCTATGACCAATAGCACAGCTGCCAGTAGACCCCCAGTCACCCTGAGGCTGGTGGTCCCTGCTAGTCAGTGTGGCTCTCTCATTGGGAAAGGTGGTTGCAAGATCAAGGAAATACGAGAG AGTACAGGGGCTCAGGTCCAGGTGGCAGGGGATATGCTCCCCAACTCAACTGAGCGGGCCATCACTATTGCTGGCATTCCGCAATCCATCATTGAGTGTGTGAAACAGATCTGCGTGGTCATGTTGGAG TCCCCCCCGAAGGGCGTGACCATCCCGTACCGGCCCAAGCCGTCCAGTTCTCCAGTCATCTTTGCAGGTGGTCAG GCCTATACCATTCAAGGACAGTATGCCATTCCACAGCCAGAT TTGACCAAGCTCCACCAGTTGGCAATGCAACAGTCTCATTTTCCCATGACGCATGGCAACACCGGATTCAGTG GCATTGAATCCAGCTCTCCAGAGGTGAAAGGCTATTGGg GTTTGGATGCATCTGCTCAGACTACTTCTCATGAACTCACCATTCCAAATGAT TTGATTGGCTGCATAATCGGGCGTCAGGGCGCCAAAATCAATGAGATCCGTCAGATGTCTGGGGCGCAGATCAAAATTGCGAACCCAGTGGAAGGATCTACTGATAGGCAGGTTACCATCACTGGATCTGCTGCCAGCATTAGCCTGGCTCAATATCTAATCAATGTCAG GCTTTCCTCGGAGACGGGTGGCATGGGGAGCAGCTAG
- the PCBP2 gene encoding poly(rC)-binding protein 2 isoform X2, which produces MDTGVIEGGLNVTLTIRLLMHGKFSPFQEVGSIIGKKGESVKKMREESGARINISEGNCPERIITLAGPTNAIFKAFAMIIDKLEEDISSSMTNSTAASRPPVTLRLVVPASQCGSLIGKGGCKIKEIRESTGAQVQVAGDMLPNSTERAITIAGIPQSIIECVKQICVVMLETLSQSPPKGVTIPYRPKPSSSPVIFAGGQDRYSTGSDSASFPHTTPSMCLNPDLEGPPLEAYTIQGQYAIPQPDLTKLHQLAMQQSHFPMTHGNTGFSGIESSSPEVKGYWGLDASAQTTSHELTIPNDLIGCIIGRQGAKINEIRQMSGAQIKIANPVEGSTDRQVTITGSAASISLAQYLINVSLENAKPSSQAASVTIPDHLSINLSQPSTPSSSSSSSTTTPSLATAGTSDAPSSLPNPLPTAPCVSSLLGMKPIPLLALNVVSAAKGTGASAATTTTSAVPCVTNKLKTEKQRFSPY; this is translated from the exons ATGGACACCGGTGTGATTGAAGGTGGATTAAATGTCACTCTCACCATCCGGCTACTTATGCATGGAAAG TTTTCTCCATTTCAGGAAGTTGGCAGTATCATCGGAAAG AAAGGAGAATCGGTTAAGAAGATGCGCGAGGAG AGTGGTGCACGTATCAACATCTCAGAAGGGAATTGTCCTGAGAGAATTATTACTTTGGCTGGACCCACTAATGCCATCTTCAAAGCCTTTGCTATGATCATTGACAAACTGGAAGAG GACATCAGCAGCTCTATGACCAATAGCACAGCTGCCAGTAGACCCCCAGTCACCCTGAGGCTGGTGGTCCCTGCTAGTCAGTGTGGCTCTCTCATTGGGAAAGGTGGTTGCAAGATCAAGGAAATACGAGAG AGTACAGGGGCTCAGGTCCAGGTGGCAGGGGATATGCTCCCCAACTCAACTGAGCGGGCCATCACTATTGCTGGCATTCCGCAATCCATCATTGAGTGTGTGAAACAGATCTGCGTGGTCATGTTGGA gactcTCTCCCAGTCCCCCCCGAAGGGCGTGACCATCCCGTACCGGCCCAAGCCGTCCAGTTCTCCAGTCATCTTTGCAGGTGGTCAG GACAGGTACAGCACAGGCAGCGACAGTGCGAGCTTTCCCCACACCACCCCGTCCATGTGCCTCAACCCTGACCTGGAGGGACCACCTCTAGAG GCCTATACCATTCAAGGACAGTATGCCATTCCACAGCCAGAT TTGACCAAGCTCCACCAGTTGGCAATGCAACAGTCTCATTTTCCCATGACGCATGGCAACACCGGATTCAGTG GCATTGAATCCAGCTCTCCAGAGGTGAAAGGCTATTGGg GTTTGGATGCATCTGCTCAGACTACTTCTCATGAACTCACCATTCCAAATGAT TTGATTGGCTGCATAATCGGGCGTCAGGGCGCCAAAATCAATGAGATCCGTCAGATGTCTGGGGCGCAGATCAAAATTGCGAACCCAGTGGAAGGATCTACTGATAGGCAGGTTACCATCACTGGATCTGCTGCCAGCATTAGCCTGGCTCAATATCTAATCAATGTCAG TTTAGAAAACGCTAAACCCTCCTCCCAGGCAGCCTCCGTCACGATCCCTGATCACCTCAGCATCAACCTCTCTCAACCCTCcaccccttcttcttcttcttcctcctccaccaccaccccctcGCTCGCCACAGCGGGGACCTCCGACGCACCCTCCAGCCTCCCCAACCCTCTTCCGACCGCCCCTTGTGTCTCCAGTCTGCTTGGcatgaaacccatccctctcctGGCTCTAAATGTTGTGTCTGCTGCTAAGGGTACCGGGGCTTcagctgccaccaccaccacctctgctgTGCCATGTGTAACTAACAAACTGAAAACCGAGAAACAGAGATTCTCCCCCTACTGA
- the PCBP2 gene encoding poly(rC)-binding protein 2 isoform X27, with amino-acid sequence MDTGVIEGGLNVTLTIRLLMHGKEVGSIIGKKGESVKKMREESGARINISEGNCPERIITLAGPTNAIFKAFAMIIDKLEEDISSSMTNSTAASRPPVTLRLVVPASQCGSLIGKGGCKIKEIRESTGAQVQVAGDMLPNSTERAITIAGIPQSIIECVKQICVVMLESPPKGVTIPYRPKPSSSPVIFAGGQDRYSTGSDSASFPHTTPSMCLNPDLEGPPLEAYTIQGQYAIPQPDLTKLHQLAMQQSHFPMTHGNTGFSGIESSSPEVKGYWGLDASAQTTSHELTIPNDLIGCIIGRQGAKINEIRQMSGAQIKIANPVEGSTDRQVTITGSAASISLAQYLINVRLSSETGGMGSS; translated from the exons ATGGACACCGGTGTGATTGAAGGTGGATTAAATGTCACTCTCACCATCCGGCTACTTATGCATGGAAAG GAAGTTGGCAGTATCATCGGAAAG AAAGGAGAATCGGTTAAGAAGATGCGCGAGGAG AGTGGTGCACGTATCAACATCTCAGAAGGGAATTGTCCTGAGAGAATTATTACTTTGGCTGGACCCACTAATGCCATCTTCAAAGCCTTTGCTATGATCATTGACAAACTGGAAGAG GACATCAGCAGCTCTATGACCAATAGCACAGCTGCCAGTAGACCCCCAGTCACCCTGAGGCTGGTGGTCCCTGCTAGTCAGTGTGGCTCTCTCATTGGGAAAGGTGGTTGCAAGATCAAGGAAATACGAGAG AGTACAGGGGCTCAGGTCCAGGTGGCAGGGGATATGCTCCCCAACTCAACTGAGCGGGCCATCACTATTGCTGGCATTCCGCAATCCATCATTGAGTGTGTGAAACAGATCTGCGTGGTCATGTTGGAG TCCCCCCCGAAGGGCGTGACCATCCCGTACCGGCCCAAGCCGTCCAGTTCTCCAGTCATCTTTGCAGGTGGTCAG GACAGGTACAGCACAGGCAGCGACAGTGCGAGCTTTCCCCACACCACCCCGTCCATGTGCCTCAACCCTGACCTGGAGGGACCACCTCTAGAG GCCTATACCATTCAAGGACAGTATGCCATTCCACAGCCAGAT TTGACCAAGCTCCACCAGTTGGCAATGCAACAGTCTCATTTTCCCATGACGCATGGCAACACCGGATTCAGTG GCATTGAATCCAGCTCTCCAGAGGTGAAAGGCTATTGGg GTTTGGATGCATCTGCTCAGACTACTTCTCATGAACTCACCATTCCAAATGAT TTGATTGGCTGCATAATCGGGCGTCAGGGCGCCAAAATCAATGAGATCCGTCAGATGTCTGGGGCGCAGATCAAAATTGCGAACCCAGTGGAAGGATCTACTGATAGGCAGGTTACCATCACTGGATCTGCTGCCAGCATTAGCCTGGCTCAATATCTAATCAATGTCAG GCTTTCCTCGGAGACGGGTGGCATGGGGAGCAGCTAG